The Zhihengliuella sp. ISTPL4 genomic interval CGCAGGCGAAGACGGCTCAGCTGGCGCGACGCTTGAGCTTGCGACGCTCGCGCTCGGACAGCCCGCCCCAGATGCCGAAGCGCTCGTCGTTGGCCAGCGCGTACTCGAGGCACTCGCCGCGCACGTCGCACGCGGTGCAGATGCGCTTGGCATCCCGCGTGGAGCCGCCCTTCTCCGGGAAGAAAGCCTCGGGATCGGTCTGCGAGCAGAGCGCATCGCTCTGCCAGGCGAGGGCGTTGTCGTCGTCCTGGTCGGACCGACGGACCCCGGGGACACCGAGGTTGACCGGATCGACGAACCAGTTCTCCGGCACATCGGAACGGTAACCCGTCATGTCGACCTCCAACCCTTCAGAAACCGCCCCCCTGGCGGGCCGTGCTCACCTAATTACACCCGTGTCATTCGCTCGGGTCAAGTCGCGGATCGTAAACCCTCAAGCGATTCTTGAAGGTTCATGACGACCTCTCGGCGTGTCGCGGTCGTCGTCCTGGAGCTCAGCGGCCGGGCCCGGCGACG includes:
- a CDS encoding WhiB family transcriptional regulator, with product MTGYRSDVPENWFVDPVNLGVPGVRRSDQDDDNALAWQSDALCSQTDPEAFFPEKGGSTRDAKRICTACDVRGECLEYALANDERFGIWGGLSERERRKLKRRAS